ATTTCTATCTTATCAATCTTAAAGCGATCCACATACTGGCTGTCTGTAATCAGATTTTCAGGTCTTGCATCCCGTATAAGTGAAACCTTCTTTAACAACTGATTGATAGAAGCAAGTAAATCTTGTTTCAGCCAGTGATCATCGGATAGCATTTCTGCCCATTTAGGCATGAAGAAATTAATTTCTGATACAGGAAATACTGACAGTATATTGGACATTATTCGGTTAATATCTTCTTTCTTAAGTTGTTCACAATTTACCGGCATAACCGTAACATTGTATTTACCGGCAATGTCATTGGCAAGGTTTAAAGTCGTTTCCGAATAGGGCTTATTTGTATTAAGCAGAACAATAAAAGGCTTTCTCAGACGTTTTAATTCCCCAATGGTCTTTTCTTCTGCCGGTATATAATTATCTCTTGGCAACTCTCCAAAGCTTCCATCGGTTGTAATTACAACACCAATAGTGGAATGCTCGTTTATAACCTTCTGCGTACCAATCTCTGCGGCTTGGGTAAAAGGAATTTCGTAATCATACCAAGGGGTTTTAACCAATCTTTCCTGTTCATTCTCAATGTGACCGGAGGCACCATCCACCATGTAACCAACACAATCAATCAGCCTGATATTAACAGTAGTATCCTCACCCAGTTTTACCTGCGCTGCTTCTTTAGGTATAAATTTGGGTTCTGTTGTCATGATAGTTTTTCCTGCTGCACTTTGGGGTAATTCATCAATTGCCCTTTCCTTATTATGTACATCCTGGATATTGGGAATTACCAATAAATCCATAAAACGCTTGATGAAGGTAGATTTTCCCGTCCTGACCGGCCCCACCACACCTATGTATATGTCACCGCCTGTCCTAGCCTTAATATCATTATATACATCGTATATTTGATTTGATAAGTCAAGTGACGAAAATTGCTCTAACATATGCTTTCCTCCTTTCGGTTATACTAAAGCATATGCAAGAGCAATTGATTTCATGTATTATTGTTTTTATTATATTTTTTAAACTAAAACCTTACCGATAAAATATTTCAAGCAATGCCTCACCACATAGCTAAATCATGATGAAGTTTTAGTAGCTTTTATCTATTCCAACCAGGTAAGCTCTGAATATTCCCTGCGTTTATCTCTTAAGAGTAAATCTGATACCGCTTCCTTTGCAGATTTATTTTCAAACAGTACAAGATTTACCTGTTCGACGATAGGCATTTCTACATTGTATTTTTTAGCCAACGCCAGGGTTGCTTTAGCAGAAAATACTCCTTCCACTACCTGATTCACTTCCTCCATGGCTTTCTCCATCGTATAGCCTTGTCCAATCAAAAAGCCTGCATTACGGTTTCTGCTGTGCTTACTGGTACAAGTTACAATTAGATCACCCACACCCGAAAGCCCGGCAAAGGTTTCCATCTTACCACCCATAGCAAGACCCAGTCTACTGATTTCAGCAATGCCTCTAGTCATTAATGCTGCTTTTGTATTGTCACCAAAACCTAGCCCGTCTGCTATACCAGCAGCCAAAGCAATGACATTTTTAATGGAACCTCCAAGCTCTATGCCTACCACATCCGGACTAGTATAAACACGAAAACGTTCACTCATAAATACATCCTGAATGAAATAAGCACTAGCCTTGGTTTCTGCTCCTACAACACAGGTTGTGGGAATTCCCCTGCTAACTTCCTCCGCATGACTTGGTCCTGATAATACAGCAATATCAGCATGATTAAGCTCTTCTTTTAAAATATCTGTTAATGTATTTAGAGTAGATTCTTCAATGCCTTTTGCAACATTGACTACAATTTGATTTTCCTTTATAAAGGGTCTTGCAATTTTTGCTGTATTTCTTACAAAAGGTGATGCCACTGCAAATACAAGTAGTTCTTTATCTCTGCAGGCTTCCTCCAATTCACCACATACTGCTACACTTTCTGGAAGTTTTGCACCTGGAAGTTTGTCTTTTAATTCCCTTTCCTCATTTAACAGTTTTACCTCTGACTCAAGTGCCGACCACAAGGTGACTTCATGTCCATTGTTCCCCAGCAAAATAGCAATTGCGGTTCCCCAGGCTCCCGCACCTAAAATACTGACTTTCGCCATTACAAATACCTCCTTTTGTACATTACATATATATACGCCCATTGACTGTTTTAATCATGGTGTGTAACATCTTAGCTTCACATGTGTCTTCAATTTATA
The nucleotide sequence above comes from Anaerocolumna cellulosilytica. Encoded proteins:
- the spoIVA gene encoding stage IV sporulation protein A; amino-acid sequence: MLEQFSSLDLSNQIYDVYNDIKARTGGDIYIGVVGPVRTGKSTFIKRFMDLLVIPNIQDVHNKERAIDELPQSAAGKTIMTTEPKFIPKEAAQVKLGEDTTVNIRLIDCVGYMVDGASGHIENEQERLVKTPWYDYEIPFTQAAEIGTQKVINEHSTIGVVITTDGSFGELPRDNYIPAEEKTIGELKRLRKPFIVLLNTNKPYSETTLNLANDIAGKYNVTVMPVNCEQLKKEDINRIMSNILSVFPVSEINFFMPKWAEMLSDDHWLKQDLLASINQLLKKVSLIRDARPENLITDSQYVDRFKIDKIEMENGTIKVDIEFDETYYYTILSDLIGVPIADEYQLISTIRELADMKYEYQKVGGACSDVRNRGYGVVTPTREEITVEEPEIMKHGNKYGVKIRATAPSIHMIKANIETEIAPIVGSEEQANDLINYIKKNSSENPDGIWETNIYGKSIQQLVDDGISAKISKMTDESQLKLQDTMQKIINDSNGGIICIII
- a CDS encoding NAD(P)H-dependent glycerol-3-phosphate dehydrogenase — its product is MAKVSILGAGAWGTAIAILLGNNGHEVTLWSALESEVKLLNEERELKDKLPGAKLPESVAVCGELEEACRDKELLVFAVASPFVRNTAKIARPFIKENQIVVNVAKGIEESTLNTLTDILKEELNHADIAVLSGPSHAEEVSRGIPTTCVVGAETKASAYFIQDVFMSERFRVYTSPDVVGIELGGSIKNVIALAAGIADGLGFGDNTKAALMTRGIAEISRLGLAMGGKMETFAGLSGVGDLIVTCTSKHSRNRNAGFLIGQGYTMEKAMEEVNQVVEGVFSAKATLALAKKYNVEMPIVEQVNLVLFENKSAKEAVSDLLLRDKRREYSELTWLE